CGCTCCGCGATCTCTTTCAGCTCCATATCCTGCGTAATGACCGACAGCTTCCACAAGAGCTTCGCCGCCACCGAATTCCCGGAGGGAATCGCGCCGTCATACAATTCCTTCGAGCGGACCGGCAGCTTCTCCCCGTCATGCCCGGTGAAGAAGAACCCGCCTCCTTCGGTATCTAGGAACAGCTCCAGCATCCCATCCTTAAGCGTCAGCGCCCGCTCCAGATAGACCGCTTGACCTGTAGCTTCATATAATTCGCTGAGTCCCCAGATCAGGAAGGCATAATCATCCACATACGCCGGAATCGCCGACTCCCCGTCACGGTAACGGGCCAGCAGCCGCCCATCTTCACGCCGCAGCTTGTCCCAGATGAAGTCCGCTGCACGTTCGGCGGCCTTGGCATATTCCGGCTTCTGCAGGGCTTTGGCTCCCAGGGCCAGCGCAGCAATCATCAGCCCGTTCCACGAGGTCAGCACCTTGTCATCCTTAAGCGGATGAATGCGCTGCTCCCGGTACTCGAACAGCTTCGTACGCCATTCCTCCATCCGGGTCCGCAGACCAAGCGGATTCATGCCCATACGCTCCGCAATCTCTTCCGGCAGACCGTGAAGGAGATTCGGAATATTTTCCCCTTCGAAGTTGCCCTCCGGCGTAATCCCGTACACATTGCAGTAGGAATGCATATCCTCCAGCCCAAGCGCTTCCTCAATCTCCTCACGGGAGAAGACATAGAACTTGCCTTCCACCCCTTCGGAATCGGCATCCTCCGCAGAGTAGAAAGCGCCTTCCGGTGAAGTCATATCGCGCAGCACATACGTGAAGATCTGCTCGGCAATCTCCGCATACAGCGGCTTCCCCGTAAGCTGGAAGGCTTCCAGATAGACGTTGGCCAGGAGAGCGTTATCGTAGAGCATTTTCTCAAAATGCGGCACCAACCACTCCCGGTCAGTCGAATACCGCGCGAAGCCGAAGCCCACATGATCGTACATGCCGCCCTTATACATCGACTCCAGCGTATGCTCGACCATCCGCAACGCTTCCGGCTGATCATGCAGCTGGCTGTACGCCAGCAGGAAGGACAGATTATGCGGCGAAGGGAACTTCGGCGCATTGCCGAACCCGCCGTACTCCTCATCGAACTGCCGCCGGTAGAGCTCATACGCCTCATGCAGCAGTTCTGCACCAGGAATGCCGCCTGCGGCTTCAGGATTGTACGCATTCTTGCGGTCAAGCGTGTGCAGCTCAGCCAGCAGATCATCGCCCAGCTTATCCAGTGCTTCGCCATCCTGGTCCCACTTCGTGTGGATCTGCTCCAGTACATCCATCAGCCCAATCCGCCCGAACATCTGCCGCTTCGGGAAATACGTCCCCGCATAGAACGGCTTCTTCTCCGGCGTCAGCAGCACCGTCAGCGGCCACCCCCCGCTCCCCGTCAGCGCCTGACACACCGACATATACAGCGCATCAATATCCGGCCGCTCCTCGCGGTCTACTTTGATCGCTACGTAGTGATTATTGAGGAGCTGGGCGACTTCTACGTCTTCGAAGGATTCTCGTTCCATTACGTGGCACCAATGGCAAGTGGAATAGCCGACGGATAAGAAGATCGGTTTATTCTCGGCTTGCGCTTTGGCAAAGGCCTCGTCTCCCCATGGATACCAATCCACGGGGTTGTAGGCGTGTTGGAGCAGGTAGGGCGATTTTTCGTTCGCTAATCTATTGGGTGCGTTATGAGTCGTCACCAGGCGTCCCCTCATTTCGGATGATTTGGGTAAAGTGTTGTCTAGGGATAGTTTACCCAATTTGGTGGGGGAGGTCTCAGAGGAGGAATATCATACCTCCTATTTATAGACTCAGTCTTAAGTACAATAATCCTAAATTAACCTTTAAACATTTTCATACTTCTCAAAAATATCCAGAAGTTTTCGATCAACTAACTCTATAAGCTTTTTATTCAAACTAATAATACTTTTTAGTGTATTTTGTTTTTCTTTTATTCTTTTATCTTGATAAAATAAATCAATAAAGTCTTCATATGATGCAATATAGTATTCTGGGGGCAAATTCATTTCGCCATTTGAAATTCTTTTTGGAGAGTATTTTTTATTTCTATCCGCTAAAGCAAACTCGAACATCGTTAGTAAAGATTTATTATATAACTCCCCATCATACTCACAAAAATCATCTTGCTCCTTGAGTGCCCCAGAAATTAATATTTCATCATAGGCAATTAGTTTGATAAGCTCATACTCTTCCGGATAAACCTTTTCATAATAAATTAATTCATCATCATAATATATGGGGATTTCTCCTTCTATAATTTGACCATACAAATTTTCGAATCCTTTAATAAAAAACTTTATTATAATGTCACCACTTATATTATAAATATTAGGCACATTAAATAATTCCACTAGGTTTTTCAGTTCAATTAATTCACATAAAAAATTATTTGGAATTCTATGGTTATGTTGATTTTCTATTATTTCAAGTATGAAATCTATCTTTATCTTTTTAAACAAGTCATTTTCTCTACACACTAATTCTAAAATTTTCAATTCCTCTATAAGTGGAATATAAAGATTATTTTTTATTGCCATAACTACATTTACATTTAAACCTTCATCCCTTGCAATTCCTAAATACTTTTGTCTCAAGTCTTGATTATTTTTTTGATCTAAAGATCTCGCAATAGAATTATTAGTAATTAATTTAAATTGAATACTGTTTTCTTCGCATAACTTTTCACATTTAATCACTTCTTCAGGTTGGCGTTCTGAAGATACAAACGCGATACATAGAGCATTTTCTAAAACATCATCCATCATAAGTTTCTTTATGCTTTTCTCTAAATCTTCTAACATTTTCCCTTGCCTTGCATCTGCTGTAACTTGAATATATATGAAATTTCCTTTTTTTGTTTTCTTCCAAATATCAGGTGTTCCTTTTCTTGTTTGAGATGTACCTTCAACATTTCCACTATGTATCAATTCATCCCACTCATAATTCAAACGAGGAAGTAAAGATGCAGCTAATTGCTGCAACTGACCACCGCTCAAGCCACGTAGTATATACTCTGTTTGATTCATATTCCCCTCCCATTTTGTGCAACATTAATCATTTTCTTAGCAGATATCCTTTAAAAATCATATAGATGAACATGCACACCTGTCTCTATCATTTATTCTAGAAGGAATTTTTCTAATTATTTAAACGCAACGTTAATTAATCAATTATAAATCGTTTTTTCACTAAAAATTCAGGAAGTAAATAAGAAACTGAGTTGTTTTCACAATCGTATCTAAAATACCAACAAAATTTATAAATAATTAACTTTTTTTATATATTTAACAAGTTTATCTAATCCATTAAGGAGATCATCAATCATTGCATGATCAGGATGCGATATTATAGTGTTTTTTAGTAAATGTTTTACTTCAAAATTGTTATAAACAAATCTTGCAAGCTCATCTTTGTGTTTAACTGCACCACTATCTGTAGATATACTAGAAAGACCTCTGCTTTCCAATATACTTCCAGCTCCTTCTGTAGATGAATATACATTCCAGTCCTTAACAGATGCAGTACCAGTTATTTTAGAAGCATGATGCTGTTCTTTTTTTGAATAAAAAGCTTTCAATAAATCAGGGTGAGCATAATTTTCAAGTTCTCTACCAGCTAGAACCCAAAAATTTGGTATTTTATTGTATTGACTTTCTATGTCCTCATCGTCCAAAGTTTCATTTTTTAATAAAGTATGAGTTTTGTTCTGTCGGTTTAACTCCGATGAAATTCTTATAAATCGCTTGTATTTTTTCGTTGTTTTATTGACATTATCAGAATCAATCATAACAAAAGGATTAGGATTTACTTTAAGTACTTTTAAAAGAGTATCTTCTTCAATATCTTCAAGAGAGAATACATCTTCTTCAAATGAATAATGAGAAATGGTACTTCCACCAGTCATAAGCAAAGAATAATGAAGCCCCTCTAATAAATATGCATCTAATTTTTTTTCTGCAATCATATAATCGCAATAGGCCTTTATCCAAGCTCTTAACCAAAAAACTTCAGAAGGACCCTCCACCCATATAATGCTATTACTTAACAAAACGTCCCCAGGAAGTACACCTAACTCATTACAAACTTCCCTGGCAATTTTTGCTCCTGAAGAATCCGTTTCTATATGTTTGAAAAAGCCACTATATGAGCATACTCCAACGTTTTTTTGAGAACGATATAAATAATCATCTTCCGTCGCGGTTTCAATTGCAATAGGTGAGTGGGTAGAAATGATAAATTGAGCATAACCAATTTCCTTTATTATTTTCATTACTTCTCTAACAAGTCCTGGTTGTAAATGACTTTCAATTTCATCTATTATTATTAATTTCTTATCATTTCGAACTAATTCCATTAATAGAATATATAACATTGTATAACCAGTTCCAACCTCCTTAGACGATAGTTCTAAATTCCCCGTAAAAGTAAACCTCAGTTCTTTTTGGTTCACATCTGACGAAACTGCAACTGGTGAATCTAAATGAAGCTGTTTTTCAATATATTCCTGTACTTTTCCTTTTGCATTTCTTTTTTCAGAAGGGTGATCTTTTTCATTCAGCCAATTTACAAGTTCAAGGCCACTTACTGAAAGACTATCTTCTCCAGCACGATCAAACGCTCGAATAGGATCAAAGACAAGCACGCTTTCTTGCAATGCCTTATATAAGGTATTGGATATCTTTAAAACATCTTCATCTTTAACACTAAATTGATAAAAAAACTCTGAGTTAAACTGCACATCAAGTGCCAGATTGTTGTTTGAACACACATGAGAGTTCACACCATTTATACATAAGCTAATATTTCCTAAATATTGTTTATTGCACTTATGAATTTGTATTACCATATCAATTTCATTGAATCCAATTATCTTATTTATGTTGGGGTCATTATAATGGATCAGCATTTTCTTATCAATTGTAAAACCCATTATGATAGGTTTACCTGTATCTAAGTTGTAAAAATCATTATCTGTTATTTTTTCCGCCTCAAACCTCATAGTATTTCTAGACATGCCATCTATATTATACTGAAATATACGAATAAGCCGGGACAATAGAGATTTACCTGAGTTGTTAGGGCCAATGATAAATGTAGCATGATTAATCTTTGCCAATAAAATTTCTTGACGATTTTGCAGCCCTTTATAATGCTCAATAAAAATTTTCTTTATAAAATATGACATTATTTCACATCCCACCAGCGATGTATTGTGTCTTTAACTTTATAGTTAATCAGTCTCTTTTTCCAAACTGAACTAAATTTAACATCACTTGAATTAGGTTCTGGGAAGGGAGGATTAATAATAACTTTAGTTGGGATAGTTACACATTCTCCTGCAATTAAACACTCTCCATTTTGGAAAAAGGGAATCATGCTTGATAATGTATTTAAATGGTCTGGGAGTACTTGATTTATAAAAGATTGATCATTAGGATTAGTAACTCTCATAACAAAAAAATTCGAACACTGTGATATAATCGTTTCGCACAAATCTGATGGTCGCTGGCTTACTATTAACTGATTTATTCCATATTTGCGTCCTTCCTTTGCAATTCTGGATAAATATTTTTTAGGAAGTCGCGTAATAGAAGTCGTTTCTTTAGGTATGTAATTGTGTGCCTCTTCAAATACGAGATATAATGGTAGTTTTTTAGGATTAGAATCCCATAACTTGTACTCAAAACATATACGAGATATGACTCCGATAATAATGGGCAATACTTCTGAAGGGAGAGTTGATAAGTCAAATATTGTAAGTTGATTAGCCTTACCATCGGTTGGAACTGATAATAAGCTCTCCATAAATGAATAAAACAAAGTTGAATTTGCGTTATTCATTTCACTTGGGAATAAAAATTGATACCTCCGATCAGAGAATACGCTTTGCAGCTTTTCAATGATCTGATCTAGCTCACCATAATAATTTTTATCCTGATGAACCTTGTCATTTTTACCATCTCTATTAACATTAGTATTACCTGAGCTTGGCAAAAATCCACCTGTTTCAATATCTATGGCAGGTTCATTATCTGAACTCCAAATAGTTCGTTTATTTAGCTTAATTAAAACGGGCAACAAATCCTCATGAAAGGAGAAATAAAGCGGCGCATTAATATTCACTTTTGAAATTTCTCCGACAGCATTTTTCAACTCTTCTTGCTTGCTTTCTTTTAAAGTAACGATTACCTCTTTTAATATGCGAATACCATTACTATTTTTATTAGCATCAACTTCTCCAAGAAATATTGATTGAAATTCATCAAAGTTTAATAACCAATAAGGAATACTTAAATCATTTGCATTTATTTTATTAACTTTATAACTTCCTCTTTTGTTAGGAAAAGCGGTGTCATATTCATCATGAGGATCAAAAAAAACTATATGACTATATTGGTGAGTTTTTAAAACACTTTGCATAATACTTGCAACGGTAGAAGATTTGCCCGAGCCTGTTGAGCCTAAAATTACAGAATGTTTGCCTAAAAACTTATCAATATGAATAGAAACTTCCTCATCTTGAACTCCAGATGCTCTTCCAATTGCAATCCCAGCACCCTCATCTAAAGAAAAAAGTTGTTTTTTTTCTTCTGGAGTCAACAGATAACTTTTTGCGTTAAATTTTGGGTAATGCCCAACGCCCCGCATGAATTTAAGAGAATTTTTCTCTTGAAAATCCTGGTAACCAATAACTTTTGCAACCGCAATCGCCTTATTTTTATATTCATTGTTCGGATAATTATACGGATCTTGTTCAAATGTTGAAATAAGTTTTATTTCCTCAAAAATTCCGAAATGCATTACCTGATGAGTTGAAGTTCCACCTATAAGGAAGATATCACCAACCGTTCCTACATTGAGTTTAATATTTTCTCCAATCCCTAAAACTTTTTCTTGCTCTAAGTTATCTGCTAATACCGATTGATAAATTTCTATGGTTACACTCATTCCAGTGATTGAAACTATTTGGCCAAATGGCTTATCTTTCATCAAAATTTCCATACTTTCCCTCCTTTTGTTTTATGCTATGAGAAGTTAGATCAAGACAAAATATCTGAACTGGCATTATTTAATAATGCTTTCTTCATCTAACATTATTCGCCAAATAGCACCAAAATTCCTTTCTGTTAGCTAACTATATTAGCCTAGACCTTCAGACCTAGAAACTAATATATCTATCTCTACCTTCTCAATTCAAAACAAGATATAATTAGAGTCTTCAGTTCTCATAATTTGAGCCTTCAAATATTTCCTTAGAGACTTAACGTTTCGATAATTGGCATTCAATTATGCGATTTATATTCTATATAACAAACCACCAACTTCTTCAACGCCTGTTTTCTTCTATTCACTTGTTACCGCTCATCCCACAACTCCATAAATTACTCAATCCGCTCAACGATTTGCTCCATCGTAGGATTATTGCTTTCATACACTACCATCTTCCTAAAATCCTTCAACTCTTCAACCAATTTCTGAATCTGTCTAGTTCTAAATATTTTCCGCTCCATGAAGACCAGTTATGTAATAATGTCTTCTTCATAGGATTCATGTAGTTTATCTAGTGCTAGTTTATGCTTTTGCAGTTTCTGCTCCTTCACGGCAATCATTGACTTATGATCCATTCATATAAAGCATCAAAAGATTCTTCGTCCCCACCTCGCCCCTCTAATCACATTTGCTGACATTCTTATAATACTGATATTATAAACGCACCCATATTGGCCCTTTGTTTACTCTTCCTACTCTAAACTGCATTCTACAGCCGTAACACTCACAGTATAGTAGCCCCCGACAGAAGGGAATTTATTTTCTCTGGCTATTGGGATTCATAAGCCTGTTTTTCACTTTAAGTTCTTTGATTGCATCACGTTATTCCATTCTTCAATTTTTCATTTGTTTCCATGTCCTTGATATATTCTCCTTCAGGGAAATCTACAATTGGCCTGAGTAGAAGTTTAAGTATCTTGTTATCCGTTAACCGTATTGTAATATTCCAAGATTGATTAAACTCTATGGCCCGGTAAATTCTCTTTAAGAACCCAAACCCTAAGCAAATAAAAGAAGCCAATGC
This genomic interval from Paenibacillus sp. FSL H8-0332 contains the following:
- a CDS encoding AAA family ATPase gives rise to the protein MSYFIKKIFIEHYKGLQNRQEILLAKINHATFIIGPNNSGKSLLSRLIRIFQYNIDGMSRNTMRFEAEKITDNDFYNLDTGKPIIMGFTIDKKMLIHYNDPNINKIIGFNEIDMVIQIHKCNKQYLGNISLCINGVNSHVCSNNNLALDVQFNSEFFYQFSVKDEDVLKISNTLYKALQESVLVFDPIRAFDRAGEDSLSVSGLELVNWLNEKDHPSEKRNAKGKVQEYIEKQLHLDSPVAVSSDVNQKELRFTFTGNLELSSKEVGTGYTMLYILLMELVRNDKKLIIIDEIESHLQPGLVREVMKIIKEIGYAQFIISTHSPIAIETATEDDYLYRSQKNVGVCSYSGFFKHIETDSSGAKIAREVCNELGVLPGDVLLSNSIIWVEGPSEVFWLRAWIKAYCDYMIAEKKLDAYLLEGLHYSLLMTGGSTISHYSFEEDVFSLEDIEEDTLLKVLKVNPNPFVMIDSDNVNKTTKKYKRFIRISSELNRQNKTHTLLKNETLDDEDIESQYNKIPNFWVLAGRELENYAHPDLLKAFYSKKEQHHASKITGTASVKDWNVYSSTEGAGSILESRGLSSISTDSGAVKHKDELARFVYNNFEVKHLLKNTIISHPDHAMIDDLLNGLDKLVKYIKKVNYL
- a CDS encoding thioredoxin domain-containing protein, with translation MRGRLVTTHNAPNRLANEKSPYLLQHAYNPVDWYPWGDEAFAKAQAENKPIFLSVGYSTCHWCHVMERESFEDVEVAQLLNNHYVAIKVDREERPDIDALYMSVCQALTGSGGWPLTVLLTPEKKPFYAGTYFPKRQMFGRIGLMDVLEQIHTKWDQDGEALDKLGDDLLAELHTLDRKNAYNPEAAGGIPGAELLHEAYELYRRQFDEEYGGFGNAPKFPSPHNLSFLLAYSQLHDQPEALRMVEHTLESMYKGGMYDHVGFGFARYSTDREWLVPHFEKMLYDNALLANVYLEAFQLTGKPLYAEIAEQIFTYVLRDMTSPEGAFYSAEDADSEGVEGKFYVFSREEIEEALGLEDMHSYCNVYGITPEGNFEGENIPNLLHGLPEEIAERMGMNPLGLRTRMEEWRTKLFEYREQRIHPLKDDKVLTSWNGLMIAALALGAKALQKPEYAKAAERAADFIWDKLRREDGRLLARYRDGESAIPAYVDDYAFLIWGLSELYEATGQAVYLERALTLKDGMLELFLDTEGGGFFFTGHDGEKLPVRSKELYDGAIPSGNSVAAKLLWKLSVITQDMELKEIAERTAAVLASAASEYPPGYAMYLQAHLGMVSGGREWVLSGKKEDPALHAMLAQVQQTYLPDAALIVNWEGDSGEMLRLLPHLADKPAIRGEATAYVCRNFACRAPLTNKEAVRELLASGSHSE
- a CDS encoding ATP-binding protein encodes the protein MEILMKDKPFGQIVSITGMSVTIEIYQSVLADNLEQEKVLGIGENIKLNVGTVGDIFLIGGTSTHQVMHFGIFEEIKLISTFEQDPYNYPNNEYKNKAIAVAKVIGYQDFQEKNSLKFMRGVGHYPKFNAKSYLLTPEEKKQLFSLDEGAGIAIGRASGVQDEEVSIHIDKFLGKHSVILGSTGSGKSSTVASIMQSVLKTHQYSHIVFFDPHDEYDTAFPNKRGSYKVNKINANDLSIPYWLLNFDEFQSIFLGEVDANKNSNGIRILKEVIVTLKESKQEELKNAVGEISKVNINAPLYFSFHEDLLPVLIKLNKRTIWSSDNEPAIDIETGGFLPSSGNTNVNRDGKNDKVHQDKNYYGELDQIIEKLQSVFSDRRYQFLFPSEMNNANSTLFYSFMESLLSVPTDGKANQLTIFDLSTLPSEVLPIIIGVISRICFEYKLWDSNPKKLPLYLVFEEAHNYIPKETTSITRLPKKYLSRIAKEGRKYGINQLIVSQRPSDLCETIISQCSNFFVMRVTNPNDQSFINQVLPDHLNTLSSMIPFFQNGECLIAGECVTIPTKVIINPPFPEPNSSDVKFSSVWKKRLINYKVKDTIHRWWDVK